In Ancalomicrobiaceae bacterium S20, the following proteins share a genomic window:
- a CDS encoding LysE family transporter, protein MTLWLFLEAVVAGIIYVIVPGPATLAVLGLSASHGRGRAALFLAAHFAGDVVWSVLALAALLGASRLGPELFHLLGLACGGYLIYVGVQAIRTRRGAGGAAEAVGAASPLRTGLLFGLTNPKAYPFALAMFGALAVEVGGGIALREAVFLLIGTSLGIAMGGFFTIYWTGLAPISRLFGRFRVGLVRAAGVLFVLIGAKTAWDAAAALRRG, encoded by the coding sequence ATGACGCTTTGGCTGTTTCTCGAGGCGGTCGTCGCCGGGATCATCTATGTGATCGTGCCGGGTCCGGCCACGCTCGCCGTGCTGGGGCTCAGCGCGAGCCACGGACGCGGGCGGGCGGCGCTGTTTCTCGCGGCGCATTTCGCCGGCGATGTCGTCTGGTCGGTCCTGGCGCTCGCCGCGCTGCTCGGGGCGAGCCGGCTCGGGCCGGAGCTGTTCCACCTGCTCGGCCTCGCCTGTGGCGGCTACCTGATCTACGTCGGCGTGCAGGCGATCCGCACCCGTCGCGGCGCCGGCGGCGCGGCCGAGGCGGTCGGGGCGGCCAGTCCGCTGCGGACCGGGCTGCTGTTCGGCCTGACCAACCCGAAGGCCTATCCCTTCGCGCTCGCCATGTTCGGCGCGCTCGCGGTCGAGGTCGGCGGCGGCATCGCCTTGCGCGAGGCGGTGTTCCTGTTGATCGGTACCTCGCTCGGTATCGCCATGGGCGGGTTCTTCACGATCTACTGGACCGGGCTCGCGCCGATCTCTCGGCTGTTCGGCCGGTTCCGGGTCGGGCTCGTGCGCGCGGCGGGCGTCCTGTTCGTGCTGATCGGCGCCAAGACGGCCTGGGATGCCGCAGCGGCGCTCCGGCGCGGCTGA
- a CDS encoding HupE/UreJ family protein: MRGIRALVLAGATAVTLSLPTAACAAGTGGAVEGFAAGFVRPFVSLEHVSAAIIVGLLAVHLGGRALNRVPGGFLMVMILGAMMGAAGAGMPFVEEICLAAVVMFGALAVLWSRLSVVIALSIAGVIGVMQGHLHGAAMHNGIASTGSLVGLVLGMAILLGVGIMLGAFVDTIVVGEIRRLTRRL; this comes from the coding sequence ATGAGGGGCATTCGGGCGCTTGTGCTTGCGGGCGCGACGGCGGTGACGCTGTCGCTGCCGACGGCGGCTTGTGCCGCCGGCACCGGCGGCGCCGTCGAGGGCTTCGCGGCCGGCTTCGTCCGCCCCTTTGTCAGTCTCGAGCACGTGTCCGCGGCGATCATCGTCGGGCTGCTGGCCGTCCACCTCGGCGGCCGTGCGCTCAATCGTGTGCCGGGCGGCTTCCTGATGGTGATGATCCTCGGCGCGATGATGGGCGCGGCCGGGGCCGGCATGCCGTTCGTCGAAGAGATCTGCCTCGCCGCCGTCGTGATGTTCGGCGCGCTGGCCGTCCTGTGGTCGCGGTTGTCGGTGGTAATCGCGCTCAGCATCGCCGGCGTCATCGGCGTGATGCAGGGCCATCTGCACGGCGCCGCCATGCACAACGGGATCGCGTCGACCGGTTCGCTGGTCGGGCTCGTGCTCGGCATGGCGATCCTGCTCGGCGTCGGCATCATGCTCGGCGCCTTCGTCGACACGATCGTGGTCGGCGAAATCCGCCGCCTGACGCGGCGGCTCTGA
- a CDS encoding HAD family hydrolase — translation MARTETAFLFDLDGTLIDSVYDHVLAWHEALVSEGIELSIWRIHRRIGMSGGLFTNMLARETGTEMSAERLDRLRQKHAEAYNSRSHGIRPLPGARELLAWLTDAEIPWAIATSGRMETAGPVLDTLGVDRSKVPVVTRDMVKYAKPDPDLFLAAADKLGVPIENSCVVGDSIWDLLAARRARALGIGLLSGGYGEDELSKAGAYRVYEDPADLLLHIDEVGGRR, via the coding sequence ATGGCCCGGACCGAAACCGCGTTCCTGTTCGATCTCGACGGCACGCTCATCGACAGCGTCTACGACCATGTGCTCGCCTGGCACGAGGCGCTGGTCTCGGAGGGCATCGAGCTGTCGATCTGGCGCATCCATCGTCGCATCGGCATGAGCGGCGGGCTGTTCACCAATATGCTCGCGCGCGAGACGGGCACCGAGATGAGCGCCGAGCGCCTCGATCGGCTGCGCCAGAAGCACGCCGAGGCCTACAACAGCCGCTCCCACGGTATCCGGCCGCTGCCCGGCGCGCGCGAACTGCTGGCATGGCTGACCGACGCCGAGATCCCCTGGGCGATCGCCACCAGCGGCCGGATGGAGACCGCCGGCCCCGTGCTCGACACGCTCGGCGTCGACCGGTCGAAGGTGCCGGTCGTGACCCGCGACATGGTGAAATACGCCAAGCCCGATCCGGACCTGTTCCTCGCCGCCGCCGACAAGCTCGGCGTGCCGATCGAGAACTCCTGCGTGGTCGGCGATTCGATCTGGGACCTGCTCGCCGCCCGCCGCGCCCGCGCGCTCGGCATCGGCCTGCTCTCGGGCGGCTACGGCGAGGACGAGCTGAGCAAGGCCGGCGCCTACCGGGTCTACGAGGATCCGGCCGATCTGCTGCTGCACATCGACGAGGTCGGCGGCCGGCGCTGA
- a CDS encoding ABC transporter ATP-binding protein → MAFLEMVGLRKRFGAVEILKGIDITLDKGGFLVLVGPSGCGKSTLLNTIAGLETITAGEIRIDGQVVNDLHPSKRDIAMVFQSYALYPNMTVAENIGFALEMRGVSKADRDKAIEGVAKTLQIGHLLDRKPSQLSGGQRQRVAMGRALVRNPRVFLFDEPLSNLDAKLRVDMRTEIKRLHQTTGTTIVYVTHDQIEAMTLATKIAVLKDGMVQQVGTPAEIYNRPANLFVADFMGSPAMNLVEATVGSDAGRTVLSLARDGAAGDIRLPVPASVKAGAPGAPALELGAKVILGIRPEAITDRDGADRGSSSVEIVEAQVDVVEPAGSDTFVVTRIAGKEVVARMRADADVRPHTRIPFAFNLDKAVVFDPATGLRL, encoded by the coding sequence ATGGCGTTCCTCGAAATGGTCGGGCTCCGCAAGCGCTTCGGCGCGGTCGAGATCCTCAAGGGCATCGACATCACGCTCGACAAGGGCGGCTTCCTGGTGCTGGTCGGCCCGTCCGGCTGCGGCAAGTCGACCCTGCTCAACACGATCGCCGGGCTGGAGACGATCACCGCCGGCGAGATCCGCATCGACGGTCAGGTCGTCAACGACCTGCATCCGTCGAAGCGCGACATCGCCATGGTGTTCCAGTCCTACGCGCTCTATCCGAACATGACGGTCGCCGAGAACATCGGCTTCGCGCTCGAGATGCGCGGCGTCTCGAAGGCCGACCGCGACAAGGCGATCGAGGGCGTCGCCAAGACGCTGCAGATCGGTCACCTGCTCGATCGCAAGCCGAGCCAGCTCTCCGGCGGCCAGCGCCAGCGCGTCGCCATGGGCCGGGCGCTGGTGCGCAATCCGCGGGTGTTCCTGTTCGACGAGCCGCTGTCGAACCTCGACGCCAAGCTGCGCGTCGACATGCGGACGGAAATCAAGCGTCTGCACCAGACCACCGGCACCACGATCGTCTACGTCACCCACGATCAGATCGAGGCGATGACGCTCGCGACCAAGATCGCGGTGCTCAAGGACGGCATGGTCCAGCAGGTCGGTACGCCGGCGGAGATCTACAACCGCCCGGCCAACCTGTTCGTCGCCGACTTCATGGGCTCGCCGGCGATGAACCTGGTCGAGGCGACGGTCGGCTCGGATGCCGGACGGACGGTCCTGTCGCTCGCCCGCGACGGCGCGGCCGGCGACATCCGCCTGCCGGTGCCCGCCTCGGTCAAGGCCGGCGCGCCCGGCGCCCCCGCGCTCGAGCTCGGCGCCAAGGTGATCCTCGGCATCCGCCCGGAAGCGATCACCGACCGCGACGGCGCCGATCGCGGCTCCTCCTCCGTCGAGATCGTCGAGGCGCAGGTCGACGTGGTCGAGCCCGCCGGCTCGGACACCTTCGTCGTGACCCGCATCGCCGGCAAGGAGGTCGTCGCCCGCATGCGCGCCGACGCCGACGTGCGGCCCCACACCCGCATCCCCTTCGCCTTCAACCTCGACAAGGCGGTGGTCTTCGACCCGGCAACCGGGCTCCGGCTCTGA
- a CDS encoding carbohydrate ABC transporter permease, whose amino-acid sequence MSAAATSSPAGGSAVTRVVIYGMLALFAAFYLIPLFVMLVTSFKSMDEIQSGNMLALPKDPTFAPWARAWGETCVGLTCAGIKGYFWNSIKMVVPAVAISTMLGALNGYVLTKWRFRGHKLVFGLMLFACFIPFQAVLLPMATILGALGRFGNDLRGMFGVNFGFGDPTVNLVIVHTIYGLGFTTLFFRNYYEAFPTELVKAAQVDGASFFQIFRRILLPNSTPIIVVTVIYQFTNIWNDFLFASAYAGSGDVMPMTVALNNVVNTSTGVVEYNVNMAAAMIAALPTLFVYVVAGRYFVRGLMAGAVKG is encoded by the coding sequence ATGAGCGCGGCTGCGACCTCCTCGCCGGCCGGCGGATCGGCCGTCACCCGCGTGGTGATCTACGGGATGCTCGCGCTGTTCGCGGCGTTCTACCTGATCCCGCTGTTCGTGATGCTGGTGACCTCGTTCAAGTCGATGGACGAGATCCAGTCCGGCAACATGCTGGCGCTGCCGAAGGACCCGACCTTCGCGCCCTGGGCGCGGGCCTGGGGCGAGACCTGCGTCGGACTGACCTGCGCCGGGATCAAGGGCTACTTCTGGAATTCGATCAAGATGGTCGTGCCGGCGGTGGCGATCTCGACCATGCTCGGCGCGCTCAACGGCTACGTGCTGACCAAATGGCGGTTCCGGGGCCACAAGCTGGTGTTCGGGCTGATGCTGTTCGCCTGCTTCATCCCGTTCCAGGCCGTGCTGCTGCCGATGGCGACCATCCTCGGCGCGCTCGGCCGGTTCGGAAACGACCTGCGCGGCATGTTCGGCGTCAACTTCGGTTTCGGCGACCCGACCGTGAACCTCGTGATCGTGCACACGATCTACGGCCTCGGCTTCACGACGCTGTTCTTCCGCAACTACTACGAGGCGTTCCCGACCGAACTGGTCAAGGCCGCGCAGGTCGACGGCGCGAGCTTCTTCCAGATCTTCCGCCGCATCCTGCTGCCGAACTCGACGCCGATCATCGTGGTGACGGTGATCTACCAGTTCACCAACATCTGGAACGACTTCCTGTTCGCCTCGGCCTATGCCGGCTCCGGCGACGTGATGCCGATGACGGTGGCGCTCAACAACGTCGTCAACACCTCGACCGGCGTCGTCGAATACAACGTCAACATGGCCGCGGCGATGATCGCGGCCCTCCCCACCCTGTTCGTCTATGTCGTCGCCGGACGCTATTTCGTCCGCGGGCTGATGGCGGGCGCCGTCAAAGGGTGA
- a CDS encoding sugar ABC transporter permease, which produces MPTRSIRGRLQEALPKLVLAPSFAAVVVFVYGFILWTIYLSFTNSKTFPNYTLTGARAYQRLWTWTFETDPPSSWYTSITNLGIFGVLYIGLCLALGLLLAILLDQKIRGEGVLRPIYLYPMALSFIVTGVAWKWFLDPGLGLEQTLHQWGWTSFHFDWIKNKDRVIYTVVIAGVWQASGFVMAMFLAGLRGIDGEIMKAAQIDGATPWQLYRRIVIPMLRPVFLSAFIVLAHMAIKSYDLVVALTSGGPGGSAWLPSNFMYEYTFKRNEMAVGSASAVIMLMTITAIIVPYLYSELKEKGR; this is translated from the coding sequence GTGCCAACGCGGTCGATCCGCGGACGCCTGCAGGAGGCGCTGCCGAAGCTCGTGCTGGCGCCGAGCTTTGCGGCCGTCGTCGTGTTCGTCTACGGCTTCATCCTCTGGACGATCTACCTGTCGTTCACGAACTCCAAGACCTTCCCGAACTACACGCTGACCGGCGCCCGCGCCTATCAGCGCCTGTGGACCTGGACCTTCGAGACCGATCCGCCGTCGTCCTGGTACACGTCGATCACCAATCTCGGCATCTTCGGCGTGCTCTACATCGGCCTGTGCTTGGCGCTCGGCCTGCTGCTCGCGATCCTGCTCGACCAGAAGATCCGCGGCGAGGGCGTGCTGCGGCCGATCTACCTCTACCCGATGGCGCTGTCGTTCATCGTCACGGGCGTCGCCTGGAAGTGGTTCCTCGATCCGGGCCTCGGCCTCGAACAGACGCTGCACCAGTGGGGCTGGACCTCGTTCCATTTCGACTGGATCAAGAACAAGGACCGCGTGATCTACACGGTGGTCATCGCCGGCGTCTGGCAGGCCTCGGGCTTCGTCATGGCGATGTTCCTCGCGGGGCTCCGCGGCATCGACGGCGAGATCATGAAGGCCGCGCAGATCGACGGCGCCACGCCCTGGCAGCTCTACCGCCGCATCGTGATCCCGATGCTCCGGCCGGTGTTCCTGTCCGCCTTCATCGTGCTCGCGCACATGGCGATCAAGTCCTACGACCTCGTCGTGGCGCTGACCTCCGGCGGCCCCGGCGGCTCGGCCTGGCTGCCGTCGAACTTCATGTACGAATACACCTTCAAGCGCAACGAGATGGCCGTCGGCTCGGCGTCGGCCGTGATCATGCTGATGACCATCACCGCGATCATCGTGCCCTACCTCTATTCCGAACTGAAGGAGAAGGGTCGATGA
- a CDS encoding ABC transporter substrate-binding protein gives MTYRSKILAGVALAAGVAFSGSAFAQTKEVQMLHWWTSGGEAAALNVLKQDLAKEGYGWKDVPVAGGGGDAAMTALKAMVAAGNYPTASQMLGYTVLDYAAAGVMGDLTDTAKKEGWDKAVPAALQKFSVYNGKWVAAPVNVHSVNWLWINKSVMDKIEGKQPKNFDEFVTLLDQAKKAGVIPLALGGQSWQEATMFDSIVLSTGGPEFYKKAMNDLDEASLKSPTMKKAFDNLARLKPYVDANFSGRDWNLATAMVIKGDALVQVMGDWAKGEFVAAKKEPGKDFLCYRFPGTEGSVVYNSDMFGMFNVGADRKAAQVALATATLSKSFQSAFNVVKGSVPARTDVPDTDFDACGKKGIADLKAANEKGTLFGSLAQGYGAPPAVANAYKDVVTKFVHDQIKTSDQAVAELVRAINDAK, from the coding sequence ATGACGTATCGGTCGAAAATCCTCGCCGGTGTGGCGCTCGCCGCCGGTGTCGCGTTCTCGGGCTCGGCTTTCGCCCAGACCAAGGAAGTGCAGATGCTGCACTGGTGGACCTCGGGCGGCGAAGCGGCCGCGCTGAATGTCCTGAAGCAGGATCTCGCCAAGGAAGGCTACGGCTGGAAGGACGTGCCGGTCGCCGGCGGCGGCGGCGACGCCGCCATGACGGCGCTGAAGGCGATGGTCGCGGCCGGCAACTATCCAACCGCCTCGCAGATGCTCGGCTACACGGTGCTCGACTACGCCGCCGCCGGCGTGATGGGCGACCTGACCGACACCGCCAAGAAGGAAGGCTGGGACAAGGCCGTCCCGGCCGCGCTGCAGAAGTTCTCTGTCTATAACGGCAAGTGGGTGGCCGCGCCGGTCAACGTCCACTCGGTCAACTGGCTCTGGATCAACAAGTCCGTCATGGACAAGATCGAGGGCAAGCAGCCGAAGAACTTCGACGAATTCGTCACGCTGCTCGACCAGGCCAAGAAGGCCGGCGTGATCCCGCTCGCGCTCGGCGGCCAGAGCTGGCAGGAAGCCACCATGTTCGACAGCATCGTGCTGTCGACCGGCGGTCCGGAGTTCTACAAGAAGGCGATGAACGACCTCGACGAGGCCTCGCTCAAGTCGCCGACCATGAAGAAGGCCTTCGACAACCTCGCCCGCCTGAAGCCCTATGTGGACGCCAACTTCTCCGGCCGCGACTGGAACCTCGCCACCGCGATGGTGATCAAGGGTGACGCGCTCGTGCAGGTCATGGGCGACTGGGCCAAGGGCGAGTTCGTCGCCGCCAAGAAGGAGCCGGGCAAGGACTTCCTCTGCTACCGCTTCCCCGGCACCGAGGGCTCGGTCGTCTATAACTCCGACATGTTCGGCATGTTCAACGTCGGCGCCGACCGCAAGGCCGCGCAGGTCGCGCTCGCCACCGCCACGCTGTCGAAGAGCTTCCAGTCGGCCTTCAACGTCGTGAAGGGCTCTGTTCCGGCCCGCACCGACGTGCCGGACACCGACTTCGACGCCTGCGGCAAGAAGGGCATCGCCGATCTGAAGGCGGCCAACGAGAAGGGCACGCTGTTCGGCTCGCTGGCGCAGGGCTACGGCGCCCCGCCGGCGGTCGCCAACGCCTACAAGGACGTCGTGACCAAGTTCGTGCACGACCAGATCAAGACGTCCGACCAGGCCGTCGCCGAACTGGTCCGCGCGATCAACGACGCGAAGTGA